The genomic interval aactttcacacttatctcacataagtaaacaaaactatcaaggtataattaaatgttttgttcataataataaaataattacttttcataacaaagtgatacctaaaggagctagaaaatcagatgcggatattttgaggatcgattatttgcatcgtcgttaattggtttcaattacttaaattaaattaaaaaaatacagttaatgttaatgcaaggatgattatttttggacggaatggtatttttgtatgaagcaaaaaaaatattaccacacaatacttaaataatttatgtgtcaattatgattcttaggttattaattacataccctgaaaatatctgcaccttatatattttattataacataattgtttcagtatataacccggtctacacgtaactatcaattttattttaataactggtgtaaccaccatgattgtcgataactgcttgcaaaaaagaatcgcatcgatgcaactagattttcacacatattagagccgcgaataaCTGTCCCTATTTTACACAGTGGGCTACTAACGTAACAGAGTTCGCTTATTTGgttatcccaacgttggacatggttataacaccccatacattttcaatgggatttaaatccggtgatctggcaggccaaggaacgactttaatattatttttgtgttgatcaaACCAGTCTTGCACAATACGCGACCCGTGTATTGGGCAGTTATCTTGCACGAACGTTATGCACGGCACTTGTTCTTCTGGATAGACAATTCTAACAGTGGGCAACATCATAGCGGGGCATCTATGAGTCGTAGTCTACCCGATCTTTGACGATGCAGCAAAGATCCTTCGTCTTGATATCGTCGTACCcataatataactgtttttatctgtaacaatataaataaacataaaataatataacgtagatataattttaatgaagaagttggtaggatgaacgtaaacaaaaaaaactcacattattaactccaatttctctagaaatttccgacatattttttccttcttcatataaataatttcacatgttttaaccatttcaatattgcgatgagaactcattttaaagaataattacgataataagcagattcaacttgaaagagacgatcaaacgatgttgcaagcagctgaacaagtagcaaaatctttgtaataaaaacttagcctggtagtttgaagatcttcagtctaccctctttaagtttcgttaaacacgcatgacttaccgattaattttaagacgacccgcccgatatagatccgattttcatcgcttaagataacagtacgatggtcaagtggttgtgaacttcgttcttcgttcgtatgtcacaagttcaaatcccaccaggcgataatattgagtttgtgtttttgtaaatttactgctagatttggagattactaaagttgacactaaTTCGCAACATGAGCcttcgtaaataaagaatttatctttcatcagcatcccagcctatagatacacgtcccactgctggtcacaggccttctctcagaatgaaagggcttgggccgtagttcccacgcaggcccagtgcggattgggaacttcacacacaccaaagaatttatcgttggaatatttgaaggacaagaaacgatagtaatgcgaataatattctccttctcttacgacaagtacgaaagagacagaaaatgtcgttacgcgcTTCGCAGGCAGGGACATAATTCAGTTACTACGGCagtgaaatatcaaatttctaacatgaatataaaatttttttaaggtcagcgccagcgccatctagtggcatcttaataaactaactacgttagtaaataagtaaataccgctaatacacttcaaacacatagatggcgccgtttcacgtgtcagacgattatgtttgggaattgtccatcgacttttgctggccatagtacatatttataaagtaaatatgtaGTATATAGATTTCGATGTTTTATAGTTACAAGGCTTTGAatagttgtattgtattgtaactccagtattttatttatttatttctcataggtATTACATACACTTGCTTACTGTACATATCCACTCGCCAAActgatattacagtttgttggcgagaaCGCGCTCGTTACAATTGAATTATATGTAACTACCTATTTGTTTAAACATGCAtccaaatacaaaaacaaaataaaagttacaacataTACATAGATGTGGATACTTTTGCAAAAATGTGGGTACACGCAAAGGCAGTTTTTGCAAAAGAATCCTTTTGAGAGTATTTTAACCTTTCTTATGCTACACTGGTTTCCTTCTCTTAGCCACTCAAtcttgttaaatattttcttaactAGGAACTTATTTGTTCGTTTACCATAGTAATTTTTACACGACTTTGCACATATTGTTTTAACCTAACACTTTTTGTATTATACTTGTTATTCTTAAGCGTCTCGTTGTTCTTAAgctttattgtattatattgtagtgTTATTCTAGAtattcagctatctacatagcaaaattcattaaaatccaCTTGGTAGtttgcgtgaaggagtaacaaacatctatcCATCCTCACATACTATCgcgtttataattttagtaggattattaatatactgagcggcaaaaattcTGGCggtcaaatgtatgcaataataagtaccatcagccaaataagtgttctatcaatttttaacgaagttcctatcaaatgaatatgtcgctaaagtcgaactttcaagttgacagacacgtttattggaattattgttttatgacatgcaattgattatcaactttaggatggTAGAGTAGACCACATAgtaggctgatggtaccttattTAGTATATAAGATGAGGACTAAGGTAACTTACCAATCGATGCATCCCATACGCCCTTGGCAGGAGTTGTCCATCTTTACCAACCTCATTACCCTTGGCTGCTGATGACCGAATCCTTCAAAGGAATCAATTGTAGGTTAAGGAGGTAGCTTTGAGTAGAGAGAAGTGAAGAGCTATTCATCGGATACGCCGGCAAGAGTATGACTTAAGGAGAAGAACTTAGTAGGAGAAGAACGGTTGTCATAATGTTATGTCTGtaatcctagcctatatacgtcccactgctgggcacaggcctcctctcagaacaagagggcttgggccatatttcccacgcgggcccagtgcaggtttccttacgatgtttttcctttaccgcaaagctcgtggaaaatttcaaatgtaactccgcacatgaatttccaaaaactcagaggcgcgagccggggtttgaacccacgaccccctGCTTGAGGCTTTTTTCTctgataagataagataagataaagtttattgcagAAAATGGGTACATACAAGATGGTACATAATACATGTTATTCACTGATTCTATTTAATTGTGTAAAATTGTTATAAGTTAAACAAATCTAACCAACCCTTTAAAAATTCTGAACATTTTGCGGTTtcggcaataaaaaaataatgactaacAAGAAATTATCACAAACATTAAAATTCAtggaaaacattaaattttctCATAATGTAATATGAGTTTTGAAATTATCAATACACTAGAGTttatacccgcggcttcgcacgcgtaaactattcgatctggtagttacaattgaattagttacaaaattcctgtgggaaatcccaaaatttatatcgtaatcttcattgaggtgttgtgttaaaaaCAACTATGCCGTGGGAATagtggaataaaagtagcctatatgtttatttcagacatccagctatctacataccaaatttcatgactctaagcccagcgtaatctggcgtgcggcaatgaatgggtaaagagctttacagactgcaatgcaggataatgaatggATTCCTTTTTCCCTGAACGGCaccactggcatagataatagatcgctcgtttttggctcgaaattcgaacttgtgattttattttgcttaatatacaaaatgtacacacccaatatcatattttctcaagtttttcgcgattcctaAGGTCAAAGAAGCGAATTGCTTTTAAATTCCAGGGAAATAATGCgttttgggagaaacgtgtcaaaatggtgttgtagagtgCCATCCTgctgtctcgtttttttgtcccgttctggcggttcacttttatactATAGATAGGTAAAAAATATGAGAAAGAAACCATTGAAAGAACATCAATCAGTATAAATAGGGTCCCACTCGGCATAGTGTTGCGGCAACGCtactttaaaactaaacacaaatcccgtaaatgaatttatgaatctgacattttaattttattgtttaaattgttattattatttcttgttttattttattgtttttatattgacatttaaattgttactcaattattgcctaatgtattaatcttaacgtatccttgacatttattctttatatacatttcaatgtgttttcagtctgacgatcccttaaggagaaccagtctaattttaattgtttacattcacatgacatgcttagaattttatttttttataattattactaatcatattacctttgacgatttcaatacaaattcttataactgacatttatgtaaattataatgtaatgatgtattgaatgaataaataaactaaactaaactaaacaaaaacatacttacacactaaggtaaacgtccgagtgcccGACACCCTAatacccaatagacgacaccctgccgtcatctctattgctaatgacataagattaaagatgccaactattgggacagtgacgagcacccGTACGTTCCTTACACATAAATACTTCAAGGAAGAACGGCCGATTAACTTACTCGTTAATCATATCCAGTAACATATCTTTGAACTGTTCCGTCATCGTAATATTTTGACCGTTGTTACAGCGAGGACCCATGACGTTGACCTGTAATAGTAAGCATTGGAAACTAGATTATTTTACGTTACTTCACTTGTATAGTTAACTCGACTTTGATTTTAAAGATTGGaccttttttatgattttattttacatcatttaaaaaatcccgtgggaattcccgaaaataaatcaattttccCAGCGGtggttgtttcgagattttatccctatcccgtaggaatatcggaataaaaagcctgaattgaaattcagggatttttaaaaaatcccgtgggaattcccgaaaataaatcaatttgcccagcggttgttgtttcgagattttatccctatcccgtaggaatatctgaataaaaagcagcctatgttttattccagatgtccagctatctacataccaaatttcatccaaatccgtttagccatttcggcgtgaaggagtaacaaacatactcacttactcactcacaaacttttgtatttatattattagtaagataggattttttcgaaattaaatacctatttaaagcaaattattacattatttaggAAACAGGTGTGCTAGTCAATTCATGAAATGTCGGGCTTTTGTGACATACCAAGGAATTTTACGATCTGTCGGATTTTGTGATCAGCCGACGACATATTATGTTATATTACGGTGGCCGAGAATTAGTGGTCCTTTCCTATCCCGGTCACGTGTCTAGCAGGACTTGGACAAATGGACGTTAAATATTACCCGAAATCTAGCCGAAACCACGCTGAAACCAGACATATGTCAGGCTGTTTTGTCACTTTGAATAACACGTGATTTCCTTCGGGAAAACAATGAGTCTTTGCCTCAAGTTTTATCCTGTCAAAGTGATTTATAAATTTACTGTGCGCGTAAgataatgaaaatataaattttccaCATCTGGTTTTTGATAATGAAAGTTTGTGTATTTAGATAATCCTGattgataatattataaatgcgaaggctTGCGAAtacctatgtgtgtatgtttgttacttcatgtCACTAAAACCACTTAACAaaattcgatgaaatttggcacgtgAACCCACTATAAAAGCAGCAGTTGAACCAATAATCCAGGATAGGTACTATATTCTCAAAAACTACATCATGAATTTCATAAACATTGTGTATTAAATACTCCtgctaaatttcatgtctctaactCTGGCAATTTTGTGTACAGTTGTTAAATAAGTGTACATTCTGGTAATTGAAATTTagtgattttatccctatcccgtgtgaatatcgggataaaaagtagcttatatgttattccagatgtccagctcaACACACCAaagtccagccgttttagagtgaaggagtaacaaacaaaaattacaacatGGTCTTCAAGACGTTGCTTGCTTTAAAacaaccgtgccaaatttcatgattataAACAAAGCGGTTGAAGTtgtaagattttatcccgatcacTTGGGATAAAAAtctatcgggataaaaagtagcttatgtgttattccaaaaaATAAGCTGCCAACAAATCAAGTTTTAGCTTAAAGGAGTTgcaagaaaaacaaaattggGCATGCACGTACAGTACGAGTGTATCATTAGTCAACCTCTTTTAACATTTGGCGACAGCAAACATCCCTTAAACCTTTTTCCAGAAATTGTTTCCTTGTATCGAGCACGTCTCGAATTGTgatagctccaagggacagcCTCGGGTGCCCTGTTAGGGTATGTTTTACACGTGACAAGACCCTTAGctgtatacatttatttttactaacacACGTACCTACATCAGTTCCTTTTGTTTGTGCTAttcattaacccccgacgcaaaacaggggtgttataagtttgaccgctatgtatgtctgtctgtggcaccgtagctcttaaatgggtcaaccgattttaatgtgttttttttttcatttgaaagcagggtttctataatagcgatggttcttagacatgtattatcaaaatcggtttagccgtttttgagatgttgacccttgaattgacaatgtcggggctttcccaacttttagttggttaggttaggttatctaAGATGGGGCCACAGAATTgtataactaatattataaatggaaattaattttaaatcccGACGCAAAAAATTGCAACGCAAAAGGCTGCGTTCTCTGTGGctttgtagctctcaaacggatgtacaatcagtcaaatatgtggtctatcaccctaaagttgacaatcgtttgtcataaaacaataatggcaaTAGACGTAtctttcaacttgaaagttcgaaactgaaaatacaaactgaaatacagatgcacagaaaaaccagaaaaataagaccatcactgggaatcgaacccaggtcctcggtaatccgtaccgcgtgctataccgctacaccactgatggtcaacggtaccgacacgaatttcccctatgcacctcatatctcagcttgtttgtttcttatttagccacttaagcagtgacgctaaaaatttggaattgaaataaaaaatacaaaaagattccaaaaaaccaatcttaatttgaaagttcgactttagcgacatattcatttgataggaacttgtttaaaaattgatagaccacttagtTGGCTGATGGTACCGATTTAGATAAGGCATTTTTGTGAAAGCGAGCTTCCTTGCGATAGTTCATAgctatgtttaaataaaatccagtcgtttttgggatattgaactttgaaattataagtactttgaaatttggctactacgaaattggaaaatcgCAGTTCGTCTCTCACTCGttcaaataatattacttagcgTCAGTCAGCGAGGCAACATACGTagttctaattttgcacttcatagtgtttttttttacaatttaaggTAAACGTCTAGGCGATGTGAACGTGAACAAAGACACTTACAGCGTCATGGTACATGCACAAGACGTGGGTGCCTTCCGGGCAGTGTTCCATCTTCGGGCAGTAGTCCTTGATGTAGATTGCATTCTGGTTGGCCCTGTCGAACACGATGGAACATGTTGTTGCGGCTATCAAGTTCAATATACACGAAatctgtaaataatttaaacactTTAACTGTCCGTGTCCGTAAATTACTTGTAATGCACCGTCCAACTAGCTCTACGTGACGTCAGAAATGGATGATTATGTACATTTGTGCATTACCTGTAAACAAGGGACAATTAAAGTGTTAAATCGGatgttactttacggaggtcccTATCAATGAACTATGAACAAACAAgcttttgttgctgactgtacgttttGTTGGTTGTACTAGCatcgtcatctaaactacattgttgtatcaaatttaaagtcgataccattaaccgttgaggagttcagTCTCGCGGAGTCGATCCTGCCTGGCCAGACtaacaggatgtcactgccagattattgtattaaaacCAGATTTTTATAAGTACCGAAGCCAATTGCCAAATGTCCAGTCAATCCGACCTCTGGAAgcgggtcaaatttaacttgcaagatatgacccgtaaataagtaggtatctaaaggtagattcacgatgacgcgtgccgtggttcttattacaatgtcattaatggctaattttgacaaaatcacgcgtcttcgtggatggcactagatatacattatgtatacatacattgcaCACAGTCTATGCAACACGTCTGTCTATGTGTCAAACTCTACgtctacgtctatgcaacaaacgCCAGTATCAGTGGCATTTAAATACGtttatcctaaaaaaaaaaacaaaattaaaaaaaaaaacttagaggAAAGCTAGATCTAAAACTAAACAGAATGACAGAGGTTAACTAAAACTCAATTaccagaaaaaacatgtttcattTCTAAAGATCCGATCGTTCAAGATTCTGTTTTACGTAATAGAACATTTTCATGCCGAATTATATAGCTGGAAATGTCGGCGTTAAACCACCCTGTGATA from Choristoneura fumiferana chromosome 25, NRCan_CFum_1, whole genome shotgun sequence carries:
- the LOC141442517 gene encoding uncharacterized protein → MFFLISCILNLIAATTCSIVFDRANQNAIYIKDYCPKMEHCPEGTHVLCMYHDAVNVMGPRCNNGQNITMTEQFKDMLLDMINEIRSSAAKGNEVGKDGQLLPRAYGMHRLAIQLMKVTVRSLTSHSSAAWCPGTENDGIRPQYSGHGHE